The sequence below is a genomic window from Halodesulfurarchaeum sp. HSR-GB.
TTGGCGCCTGGGAAGTCGAAGAGGATGGAAACCTCAGGTGGACAGCGGGGACTCGACGCATCCACGAGGTCGAGGCGGATTTCGAGCCGACGGTAACGGACGCAATCGAGTTTTATCATAAGAACGATAGACAACGAATCGAGGAGGCCGTCAACAAGGCACGTGAGGCTGGAAAAACGTACGATGTGGAAGCACGAATAATCACCGCAACAGGTGATGTCCGATGGGTCCGAGCGAGTGGAGGACCTACTGACAGCGGGGAGACGATTCGTGGTTACATTCAAGACATCACCGAGCAGAAGGAGCGCGAGCAAGAGCTTAAACGCACAAACAAGCTTTTCGAACGAGCCCAAGCTGTCGGCGAGGTGGGTTGGTGGCAAAAAGACATCCCCTCGGACGATATCACCTGGTCTGAACAGGTGTACGAGATGTGGGGCGCTGAGGGTGATGTCTCGTCAATCGATCACGAGACATTTCTGGACTTTGTCCACCCCGAGGACGCCGCCTACGTTGACGAACAATGGGAAGCCGCAAAAAATGGACAACCCTACGATATCGAACATCGGATTATCACCGGTGATGGGGACGTAAAATGGATGCGCGAACAGGCAGAACTCACCTTCAACGATGACGGTGAGCCGGTCTCTGCCATCGGGATCGTGCAGGATATTACTGAACTCAAAGAGCGCGAGCAGGAAATTCAGCAGCTGAAAGAGCGCCTCGAACTTGCAGTCGAGGGGGCCGGGCTGGGTGTCTGGGACTGGGACATGACCACTGGCGAAGTCGAGCTCAACGAACGCTATGTCGAGATGCTCGGCTACTCCAAAGAGGAATTCGGACACCACATCGATGATTGGAAAACCCGTATTCACCCCGACGACCGTGAACGGGTTGAAAATAGCTTAGACGCTCACATTGCCGGCGAGACGGAATACTTTGAAACTGAGTACCGATTGCAAACGGTCGAGGGCGATTGGAAGTGGCACCAAACTTTGGGACGGATCGTGGACCGAGACGGGGAAGGGGCTCCGGTTCGTTCCGTGGGGGTCCAGATTGATATCTCGGAGCGCAAGGCGCGTGAACGAGAGCTTCAAGAACTCAAAGATCGATTCCATACCTTGTTTGAGAGAGCTCCGGAAGCCATCGCCCTTCATGACAGCCAGGGGAGCATCCAGGAGGTGAACGAACAGCTAGTGAAGAACCTTGGCTATTCACGAGAGGAACTCCTCTCGATGAATATCACTGATTTCGATGTTACACTCTCTAAAGACAAGTTAGGTGAGCTAGTGGAGGACATGGACCTCGGGGACATGCGCCAATTTGAATCTGAACACGAACGGGAAGACGGATCGACTTTCCCCGTCGACGTGTGGGCGAATAAGATCGAAATCAATGGAGACGTTTGGTTCCTTGGATTTGCTCGGGATATCACCAAGCGGAAAGACCGGGAACGGTTAGAGTTCTTGGAATCACTCGCAACCCAACTCACGGAATTGGCAAGTGATCTTTTAGAGACCGGTCAAAAACCCATCGAGGAAAAAATCGATGGAGCGTTGGAAACGATTGGGACACTCGTTGACGCGGACCGTAGTTATGTGTTTCAAATCGACCACGGTGAGAAAACACTCAGCAACACGCATGAATGGACTGCGGAAAGCGTCGAGCCGCAGATCGACAACCTCCAGGATCTTCCCATTGACACCTTCCCTTGGTGGATGGAGCAGTTGGAGGCTCGCGAACCGCTCATTATCCCAGCCGTTTCCGAACTCCCACCGGAAGCTTCCGCCGTGCAAGAGATATTGCAAGAGCAAGATTTCAAGTCATTAATCGTTTCGCCGATGATGTCGGGGGACAAACTCGTCGGCTTTATCGGCTTCGATTGGGTGGAAAAACAAGAACCATGGTCGGAAGACTTCATTCATATTTTGCGGATCAGTGGGGAAATCATTTCCAGTGCAATCCAACGCGAATCGCGACGACGTGAACTGGAGCGACGGGAAGCGTATTTAGATCAATCAAGTGACATCATCTCAGTCATGGATATCAACGGAGAAGTGAAATACCAAAGTGCCTCAACCGAACGAGTCACTGATTTTTCACCTGCGGAAATAATTGGTGACTCCGGATTTGAACACATCCATCCGGATGATCTTGAAACAATCGAGAAGGAATTCCCGTCATTTGTGTCACAACCAGAAGAAGAAGTCCAGGCGGAACTCCGGGTTGAGACGAAAGACGGCTCTTGGAAATGGATCGAAGTTCGGGGCGTGAACAAATTGAATGACCCAGTTATCGATGGATTACTCTTTAGTTCTCGTGACATCACCAAGCGAAAAGAGCGCGAGCAGGAAATTCAGGACCTCAATGAACGTCTCGAACTCGCAATCGAGGGGGCGAATATCGGGATTTGGGACTGGGATATGGAGATCGACGAAGTGGAACGGGACGAACTCCTCACCGAAATGCTCGGATACACGCCCGAAGAAATGGGCGCTCACATCAATGATTGGGAACGACTCGTGCATCCCGAGGGCAAAACCCGACACGACAAAGCCTTGGCCGAGCATATCGAGAACCAAACGCCCCACTATCAGTGTGAATACCGTCTGAAAACCGCTTCTGGAGACTGGAAATGGGTGCGAACCATTGGGAAAGTCGTCGACCGAGACGAAGATGGGAATCCAGTTCGGGCAGTCGGAATTCATCTCGATATCAATGACCGGAAAGAACGGGAACGTGAACTTCAGCGGGAAAAAGACCGCCTCGACGAATTCGCCAGCGTCGTCTCACATGACCTCCGAAACCCGCTGAATGTTGCCCAGGGGCGGGTTGACCTCGCCCGGGAAGATAGTGATACCGACCATCTCGACGCTGCAGCGGAGGGGATCGAACGGAGTCTTGAGCTGATTGATGATTTGTTAACCCTCGCCCGAGGAGGCAAAGAGATTGGTGAAATGGAACCTGTGGAGATGGCTGATCTCGTCCAAACCTGTTGGAATTATGTCGAGACAGGCGATGCAAGGGTTGTTACAGATCTTGAGTCAACAATACAGGCTGATAGAAGCCGTCTTCGCCAACTTCTGGAGAATTTGTTCCGCAATGCGGTTGATCACGGTGGCGAAGACGTGACCATCAGGGTTGGATCACTGCCCGAAGGGTTTTACGTGGAGGATGATGGTACAGGAATTCCCCAAGAGAAGCGTGAGAGTGTCTTCGAGCCGAGCTACTCGGAGAGTGGCGGTTCAAGATTCGGATTATCCATCGTCAAGCAGATTGTGGACGCCCATGGGTGGGACATTCATATTACCGAAGGTTCGGAGGGTGGAGCGCGATTCGAAATTACAGGGATCGAAGTCGTTGCGGAATAGAAGGCCCGAATACAACAAGCCGTCATCAGAACCGCCTCATGGTGTTGCGTTTGATTCCCACCAAACATTTTTGCATGTTCACTTCAATTATATTTTTAACTTGTGACATATGAGCCAAAATGTAATTGCTAAAATTGTGGAGGAGGTCGCGGATGCCGAAGGTGTTGAACCGAGCGAGCTGGATCTTACTTTGTACAATCATATTGACACCGATGCGCTGGTTAGGTTAGTGAACGCAGAGAAGGGGAGCTGGAGGCTTTCATTTGATATTCCAGGGTATACAGTAACTGTCCGCAGTGATGGCTCAACGCTTGTTGAGCCAAAACAATAAACCCAGACAGTCAAACACTCGTAGTCTGTATCCCACGGTGGAAATAAATTGTCAAACGTGTGAAGGGACCGACAGAGACAGACAGTCCAAAACTGCGGCGAGTGTTTCCGTTAAAGGTCAGGAGTGTCGTCCCCCATGGTTACTTCGAAAGGTGAAACCAGTGCCGGCATATTGGGTAACCGATTCAGACCACATATCTTTTCCCAGATTGTTGACTCTGAAAGTGTAGTGATTGGCTGGTTCATCCCGAGAAGTACGATATAATCGAGGGCGTCATGCTGAACTCAAAGTCAAAGTTCATCACCCGGTTTTGGTTATCATCTGAATAGGTGCAATATCCTCGTGCTGAATGGAAAGCGTGAATTTAGTCCAGACAATACTACTGGTTGATGGATCTGAAAGCGGCGTAAATTCGGCGTTAGGACCTTTATTATTTAACGTTAAGGATTGTACTAGTATTATGGCACCATCTACTGTTGAAACATCCCACCTTTTCCCAATGCGTGTCATAGATTCCGATTTCAACGTCATAAAACAGAATTCCGATATGACTGAATTGACTGGTATTGACACCAATTCACAGGAAGTCAACTGCCACGATCAGTTACCAAATTTGCTTTGTGAAACTGAGGGGTGCCCACTGAAACGATTTCGAGACGATGATGGTAAGGGCCCTAAACTACGTTACGGCGAAGAGGAAGTCGAATTACGTTACGTTGATGAGGATACCATTGCCACAGAATTTGAAGTGGAAATGCCAAATGGTGAAACGAGGTTCATGTCAATGGTTTCCGAACGGATAATGGATAAATCCGGGGAACCCGGGGCCATTATTCAGAGTTTCAAGGATATGGGGTTTATAAAACAAAGTCAGGATACGAATCCGGGAATGTCGGTTCCTGAGCCCAGAGATTTTGGTTCATTTCGCCACGCATTGACGGACCTCATGGATAGAGCCGCCTCAAATGGAGTCGAAGTTGCCGATCGGTCGGACAAATCATCACTAACTGGTTCTGGCGGCCAATGGAAATTCGAGATAACGCCGCTCTAATCTCATAGAGAAGATGAGTGAGCTGTGCCCGGAGCTGTTATCGTGCAATTCCAAGTGTATGAAAAAGGCACTTTGCTGATCTCGCTATATAATGGGAGTTCAGTTCTATAACGATTAACAGACCGTTTTCGTCCAAGAAGAGTGCTGAATAAAAAAATTCTCTATTTTGTACTCCGTTTTGATTACAATCTGAATAGTTACAGTTCATCGCTGCTGAATAGATAGCGCGTATGCAGCATCCCACCGTTGTGGAATTGAGGTGTGTGGAATTGGTAGGTACAGCGTGCGAACTTATCGTCAGGGATTGTAACAGATGGAAGCCATCAAGTCTTTCCTGCTAACGTGAGGCGGTCTAATTTACGAGATGAGTGTCTTGGGGCATTAGCTATCGGCCTATGAGTCCCAGTATCCGTCTGCGAACGTTCTCGGCTGAATCATAGGTTTGGTTATTAGTTGAAGAGAGTACGTCCTCCAGGGGTTTCTTGTCGCCCTGAGTTTCAAGTTCATAATCGCCATAGGCCTCAACCAACTCAGTTGTGGTGGTTGGATAGTCGTGCGATTTGAGCGCTTTATCAAGATCACCAAGCCGCACGCTTTCGTCATCAAACAGCGGTTCCTTTTCATCGCCGCGGGCTTTAGCCTCCTCTAATTCTCTCTCGCGCTGGCGATTCTCTTCACGATCCTCTTGCTCCTCTCGGCCCTGTCTATCATCCGCCATAAATAACAGTAGATGATCCAGCCGAATATAACTCTCGGCGGTTGGTTTGCAGGCGCGTTCTGACGGCTGATTCAGGGATTATCTGGAGAAAACAACGAAGTTGTCGTGCTAACTACAAGGTCTGTATCTTGCACTCCATTTCGGTTACTATCTGGATGAGTACAATCAAAGCTTGCTGAATAGATCGCGCATATCTTGCAGTGGGGCTTTGTTTATTACCGGGATCGTTACTATCACGATTCAACCTCAAAGGCGCCAAAGAAATGCTGCTCCTCTTCAGTCAACACGGACGGGTCACGCTCGACCGTATCTAAATCATCAACGTACTCAACATCGCACGAAACGGGTATCTCTGTCGTAGAATTCACGTCAAACTTAGCGACCGGCGTTCCATCCTTTACCGCCACCCACTGCCGTTGCTCGGGTTCGACTTTTTTCGTTTCCAGTGTATCGTACCGTTCAGCCACCTCCAGATCAACTTCGTCATGGTCTGGACCGAGAATCTCCCACTCCCGGCGAATCGGTGGAAATTCGATGTCACCGACGATTTCCGGGAATTGCCACCCGATTATCGGGATACTAAATTCAGACGCGTTAATTGTATAGTCAACCTCGCCTGAGAGGCGGAATACCCGGTAGGTCCCCTTTTCATTCATCTGGATTTCGAAGTTCGCCTGAGCCCAATACGGTTCGACGTTCGATATCTCACTTCGCGGGAATTCGTACACCTTATCCGGACCGTCACGCGTGATTTCGATCGGATCAGTCGGGTCATTCAACCGGCGTGGTTCGAACCGGAGAACGGCGGAACCTCTCGTTCTGATGCGGAGTTGGATAGTGGCTTTCTTCGTGTCTTGCCCGTGGACCGAGATGCTGAATGACCGTGTTTCTGTTTCTGTATCGGCGTCGAAACGATCGACGGTCGGGTCTCTTTCTGGGAGTTTGTAGTATGGTATTTCGAATTCGTCATGATACGTCGGGATATGGCCTTCGCCCTCTTCCACGTGAAATTGCTTCACTGTGTCTTCGCCAGCGCCTTGGAGGGTGAGATCGATGTGCGGGTCGTAGAAGTGGTAAATTGCTTTTCGAATCAGGCGATCGTACACGGCGATAATGGCGAGTACCGAGAGTAGAACGGCGGCCCCAGAAAGAAGGGCGGAGATTGCAACCATTTAGCGTACCTAATCAATTGTAGGTCGTTCCAATAAGGTCATTAATCTTTGCCCACATGTAGTTGAACCCGGCCCTCCTGTTTCTCAATGTCTCTGCTTTCAATCTGCTGCATAGATGGTCTGAGGGCACAGGAGAAAGGGGTGTTCCAATTGCCAAACTCACCAACGAAACCGGCGTCGCTCAGGTCAAAACCTCAGTATTACACCTCAGTCAGATGACCAACCTATCTGTCTTCGCTTAGTCAGGTCGGTATCGAACCCTCACTGACCCGTTTCTCCTGATCATCCCGCTGATTTCTTCCCATCTCTTTTCGAATTCAGGTGCCGCGACGCCCGTTTCAGATTCGTCCCGATAGCTTTCGCTATCGACGCGTTCTTCACCTTGATCTTCCCCGTAAACCTCGTTTTCTCACCGTCCTGGTGATACACCTCGTTCATCAACGACTCCGCTCCCGCTCGCTGGTTCAGAAACGCCTGACTCTCGGAGTCGTTCATCCGTTTTCTGCGCTTGGCCAACTTCAACTTTCGTTCGTAGAAGCCGTAGCTGTAGAACTCTTGTTTTTCCGTCACGAAGCAATTCTCCGTTTGCGGACACGCATCGCAGAACTTACTGTCCATTCGGCCGGAAATCCGACCACTCTCACGAGTGTACTGCTGTTCGAACGGTTCGTGCCCCGCCGGACACGCTTGCATCCGATGACCATCCCACTCTGCGGCTGCCAGCGAGAGTTTCTCTTCGGGTGGTCGTTGTCCCGTAAGTCCAGTGAAGTGCTGGGTAATTCCGTGGGAAGCACACTGTGACTCCACTTCCTTGTGCGTGTAGCCGCCGTCCAGGAGGAGATCGGTCAATCCCGTCTTATACGGCAACTCTGCCACGTCTTCGGCCAGCATTGTACCATCGTCAGTGTTGTTCGTATCAACGCGAATCGTCATAATCAATCGAAACGGGTTGTCGCCATCGCAGGTCTCGGCGACGTTCGCCTTGTAGCCGCAATATGATTTGCCTGCTTTCCGGCGGTGTGTTGCGTCCTCGTCGTGTGGATTTTGCATCGAATCGCTGCTTATCTCGTCAGGGTCCTTCAGTTCGATGTGGCTGGTATCTCCGTCCTCGTCGGTCTGGGCATTTTCATCCTCAGCAGACCTGCCGGACCTGATCGGTTGCCAGCCGGGAGAATCACCAGATTCAGGCTGGCCATCTCCGTCGTCCTCATCATTGTCATCATCTTCGAGTTCAGCGATGCGGTAGCACTGTTCGTCGAGAACCCGCTGAAGGTGAGCGAAACTCTCCAACTCGGCGTACTGTTCATGAGTTTCGAAGCGGTCAACAAGCCAGGCAGCCTGGTCCACAAGCTGCTCTATCGTGGGTTGAATCTCATCCGGTTCGAGTGTGTAGGACAGTTCCAGATTCTCGGTTTCGGCGAAGTCCTGGATTTCGTCCGGGAGGTCCGCGACAGTGTCATCCGGTAGATCGCGGAGGAAGTTATGGAGGACTTTGGCGATAAGCTCGATACGCGAGAGCTGCTTGATATTGCCCTCAATGAACGTCGAATCCATGCGCTGCGTACTGGCGTCGATATCGAACTCGTCCTGCAGGTAGTCGCGGTGATCTTCGAAAACTTCCTGCAGCAAATCCCGCCCCGTCTCCTCTTCGAACTCAAGCAATCGGCGGCGGAAATTAGTGAACGTCTTCGGACAGATGTTGTCGCCAAGCGTCTCTTTGCTCAGAGCATTCCGGACACGAAAATCGAAGAGATAGGCCGCCTCAAGCTCCTTATCCGACAAGCCCAGCAGGTGTTTGATAATCTCCAGGGAGACGAGTTCGTTGACGGGCTTGTTCGGGCGACTGAACCCGTCGTGATAGAGAACGTCGAATTTCTGCTCGTCGATCTCCGAGAAGACGTGTTCGTAGAAATGCGTCGACCAGTGGTTCGCTAACTTTTGCTTCGGGCCGTCTGGCAGCTCTTTGACGGGCGAAAAGAGCTGCTCTTGGGTATGAGAATCGTTTTTCTGAAACATGCGTTCACCAAAATCCCGAGTGGTCAGATACCCAAGTGTACAATCGCTATTGGCATATAACTTTTGTGAGTGATTATAACAGGAAAGCCAAGCAGTGTCCGATTTTCCCGATATCGTTTCTTTGTTATGATGCGTCACCCAACAACCGAGAATGAGGTTACGACTCGCACCCTTTCTACGGTGCCCTCATGGTCTGTATCTTGCACTGCCTTCTGTAATTATATTTATCTTAACACTTTTCACCCCCGGTTGCACCGCAGTAAATCGGGTGTGAATGTTTCGATGACACGTTACATCGGTCTACCTCGTGTTGGTTAAGACGGGCTGAGACAACTATTCGAGTTCCGTGACCTTGCCAGGATCGCCACTGAGAGTGTCACGAACCTCCGCAAGAAGTTGGTGCCCCTCGTCGTAGAGGACCTCACCTTCATCGAGACTACATTCGTCCGCATCAAGCTGTTCGATGATCTCTTCTACCCGTTCTAATCGCTCTCCGATTTCGGGATCGTTCGCCATCTCAGATCACCCCAAGCCAGAGTGCTGTGATGACGAGGAGCAGGAGAACCAGAATCACGATGGCGATTTTGTAGTAAATCGGAGCCATTCCCTCGAGTTCAGTCGCTGTCTCAACCGCTTGCTCTAACTCTTTCTCGTGTTCATGTGCCTGTTCGAACGTTTCGAAAGCCGTGTCAAGCTCTTGGCTAAGCGGTTCGAGCGTACTTGAGATGAACTCCTCGCGTGATTCAGCGACGTACTCTCCCGCTGCCGTCGGCGTGATCGCTGCGACGTCAGCGACGTGATCCGCTATGAGTCGATCTGCAGTATGGCCAATCGCGGTCACGACGGGCGTATTCGCGGTGAAGATGGCCTCGGAAACACGCTCCGTATTGAACGCCTGCAGGTTCGAATCGCTGCCCCCACCGCGACCGACGATGATGGCGTCGACGTCTTCCGACCGATCGAGGTGATGGATACCGTTCGCAAGGGAGGTCGGGGCGTCCGGCCCCTGGACAGTCGCGTCTTTCACCAGGATGTCGACTGTGGGGTCCTGATTGTGGATCGCATTTTGGATATCGTCCCGTGCATCACCCCGAAGCGAAGTGACGACCCCAACTCGGTCTGGAAACCGCGGTGGGGATTGTTTGTGGTCTTCATCGAACCAGCCCCGATCGTCGAGTTCGGCGTGGAGTCGCTCAACTGCGGCTGCCTGGTCGCCGTCGCCAACGACGATGATCTCCCAGGGCTTAAGGTCGATTTTCCCACCTTCGACCCAGTAGTCGATATCGCCTTCGAGGATGACCTCGGTT
It includes:
- a CDS encoding PAS domain S-box protein → MTDQIEQLLKTAKARSGPELQQELESITRQVQDLQAENEQLREEKESLQTELEKTTKGTLQLASELEQRYQQLFESAVEGIYTTTEGLDEYRMANPAFADLLGYESGDAVCEAIDSIEEEVFVDPDRYAEYSETLQAVGEVNQFEYQIRTADGETRWVSDSVRAITDEEGGITGYRGGVIDITEEKKQEEALKRQTNLSIVLNRVLRHNLRNDISVVRGYTQMMADELDDTTHGEKALNTIDSLVELSEKARVLDDIISSDANPEPTDIPDLINGIVTQVRRDYPSASISVEADGGITAEVRPSFKRAIRELIENAAKHSGDEPTVEVSVESKSDDVHIRIADNGPGIEEQEARVLRSGSEKPLKHGSGLGLWLAHWIVTNHDGLTDAILTDEGTMLTVVIPRTTKEVGQQEVPELARSRDQYKAAFKEAGDGMTITDDKARILDVNKEAARIYGVDQQELIGRPIREFISDNFDFEAEWGAIKDTEIKRGEMKIVSGDGGGVSPIEYTAKSHIIPGQHLIVSRDVTERKEREQELERMRDLFEEAQRLGDLGAWEVEEDGNLRWTAGTRRIHEVEADFEPTVTDAIEFYHKNDRQRIEEAVNKAREAGKTYDVEARIITATGDVRWVRASGGPTDSGETIRGYIQDITEQKEREQELKRTNKLFERAQAVGEVGWWQKDIPSDDITWSEQVYEMWGAEGDVSSIDHETFLDFVHPEDAAYVDEQWEAAKNGQPYDIEHRIITGDGDVKWMREQAELTFNDDGEPVSAIGIVQDITELKEREQEIQQLKERLELAVEGAGLGVWDWDMTTGEVELNERYVEMLGYSKEEFGHHIDDWKTRIHPDDRERVENSLDAHIAGETEYFETEYRLQTVEGDWKWHQTLGRIVDRDGEGAPVRSVGVQIDISERKARERELQELKDRFHTLFERAPEAIALHDSQGSIQEVNEQLVKNLGYSREELLSMNITDFDVTLSKDKLGELVEDMDLGDMRQFESEHEREDGSTFPVDVWANKIEINGDVWFLGFARDITKRKDRERLEFLESLATQLTELASDLLETGQKPIEEKIDGALETIGTLVDADRSYVFQIDHGEKTLSNTHEWTAESVEPQIDNLQDLPIDTFPWWMEQLEAREPLIIPAVSELPPEASAVQEILQEQDFKSLIVSPMMSGDKLVGFIGFDWVEKQEPWSEDFIHILRISGEIISSAIQRESRRRELERREAYLDQSSDIISVMDINGEVKYQSASTERVTDFSPAEIIGDSGFEHIHPDDLETIEKEFPSFVSQPEEEVQAELRVETKDGSWKWIEVRGVNKLNDPVIDGLLFSSRDITKRKEREQEIQDLNERLELAIEGANIGIWDWDMEIDEVERDELLTEMLGYTPEEMGAHINDWERLVHPEGKTRHDKALAEHIENQTPHYQCEYRLKTASGDWKWVRTIGKVVDRDEDGNPVRAVGIHLDINDRKERERELQREKDRLDEFASVVSHDLRNPLNVAQGRVDLAREDSDTDHLDAAAEGIERSLELIDDLLTLARGGKEIGEMEPVEMADLVQTCWNYVETGDARVVTDLESTIQADRSRLRQLLENLFRNAVDHGGEDVTIRVGSLPEGFYVEDDGTGIPQEKRESVFEPSYSESGGSRFGLSIVKQIVDAHGWDIHITEGSEGGARFEITGIEVVAE
- a CDS encoding HalOD1 output domain-containing protein translates to MSQNVIAKIVEEVADAEGVEPSELDLTLYNHIDTDALVRLVNAEKGSWRLSFDIPGYTVTVRSDGSTLVEPKQ
- a CDS encoding transposase gives rise to the protein MFQKNDSHTQEQLFSPVKELPDGPKQKLANHWSTHFYEHVFSEIDEQKFDVLYHDGFSRPNKPVNELVSLEIIKHLLGLSDKELEAAYLFDFRVRNALSKETLGDNICPKTFTNFRRRLLEFEEETGRDLLQEVFEDHRDYLQDEFDIDASTQRMDSTFIEGNIKQLSRIELIAKVLHNFLRDLPDDTVADLPDEIQDFAETENLELSYTLEPDEIQPTIEQLVDQAAWLVDRFETHEQYAELESFAHLQRVLDEQCYRIAELEDDDNDEDDGDGQPESGDSPGWQPIRSGRSAEDENAQTDEDGDTSHIELKDPDEISSDSMQNPHDEDATHRRKAGKSYCGYKANVAETCDGDNPFRLIMTIRVDTNNTDDGTMLAEDVAELPYKTGLTDLLLDGGYTHKEVESQCASHGITQHFTGLTGQRPPEEKLSLAAAEWDGHRMQACPAGHEPFEQQYTRESGRISGRMDSKFCDACPQTENCFVTEKQEFYSYGFYERKLKLAKRRKRMNDSESQAFLNQRAGAESLMNEVYHQDGEKTRFTGKIKVKNASIAKAIGTNLKRASRHLNSKRDGKKSAG
- a CDS encoding exodeoxyribonuclease VII small subunit gives rise to the protein MANDPEIGERLERVEEIIEQLDADECSLDEGEVLYDEGHQLLAEVRDTLSGDPGKVTELE
- the xseA gene encoding exodeoxyribonuclease VII large subunit, with amino-acid sequence MADSSGTDQTPDAPSAADVLTVTELNERIAAFVKEMPALHGVRCIGEVTDLHQNSTALYFTLTDGDAELPCMLWANRYRNMDIELEDGTEVILEGDIDYWVEGGKIDLKPWEIIVVGDGDQAAAVERLHAELDDRGWFDEDHKQSPPRFPDRVGVVTSLRGDARDDIQNAIHNQDPTVDILVKDATVQGPDAPTSLANGIHHLDRSEDVDAIIVGRGGGSDSNLQAFNTERVSEAIFTANTPVVTAIGHTADRLIADHVADVAAITPTAAGEYVAESREEFISSTLEPLSQELDTAFETFEQAHEHEKELEQAVETATELEGMAPIYYKIAIVILVLLLLVITALWLGVI